In Streptomyces dangxiongensis, one DNA window encodes the following:
- a CDS encoding tyrosine-type recombinase/integrase produces MKGSTYRRCSCRDPKTGKELGSSCPKRNSRNHCTYSIRQELPPREDGSRRSFARGGYASLKAAQADLDHVRALLGLAESDDPEGTQLIAEMLSEVSRDKLPLPDVEETRRRLNAGQDLVGSLTVGEWLDRWLAGKRIRKSGISRYETDIRVHLKPHLGHRRLDRLRVSHLSEMLTAITDANAEILEQNAQRHAAVEELAAVPWKGAENRARRKAMKAAIDAMPPFRRVTGPSTRQHIKATLRAALNDAIGQRVITFNPAAHVEIDPVRKPKALVWTDERVARWEQTDEKPSPVMVWTPEQTGAFLDFVADDRLYAMWHLIAFRGLRRGEACGQPWSETNLDRHSLTVTGQLVQDGWEVEASEPKTDSGFRVVALDDDTVGVLERHRKQQEADREEWGTAWVETGLVFTQEDGSWLHPGKVTDLFERLVAASGLPPIRLHDLRHGAATLMLAAGIDVKIVSDTLGHSDTRITRDIYQNSQELHQAGEKLQVARSGRGLTRTPPSCNLAA; encoded by the coding sequence TTGAAGGGCTCCACCTACCGCCGCTGCTCCTGCCGCGACCCGAAGACCGGCAAGGAACTCGGCTCTTCCTGCCCGAAGCGCAACAGCAGGAACCACTGCACCTACTCCATACGCCAGGAACTGCCGCCCCGCGAGGACGGCAGCCGACGCTCCTTCGCCCGCGGCGGGTACGCCAGCCTCAAGGCGGCCCAGGCCGACCTCGACCACGTTCGCGCCCTCCTCGGGCTCGCCGAGTCGGACGACCCCGAAGGCACCCAGCTGATCGCCGAGATGCTGTCCGAGGTCAGCCGCGACAAGCTGCCCCTCCCCGACGTGGAGGAGACGAGGCGGCGCCTCAACGCCGGCCAGGACCTCGTCGGCAGCCTCACCGTGGGCGAGTGGCTGGACCGTTGGCTCGCGGGCAAGCGCATCCGGAAGTCGGGCATCAGCCGCTACGAGACCGACATCCGCGTGCACCTCAAGCCCCACCTGGGGCACCGGCGGCTCGACCGGTTGCGCGTGAGCCATCTCAGCGAGATGCTCACCGCCATCACCGACGCCAACGCCGAGATCCTGGAGCAGAACGCCCAGCGGCATGCGGCAGTGGAGGAGTTGGCGGCCGTGCCCTGGAAGGGCGCGGAGAACCGGGCCCGCCGCAAGGCCATGAAGGCGGCCATCGACGCCATGCCGCCCTTCCGCCGCGTCACGGGACCCTCCACGCGCCAGCACATCAAGGCCACGCTCCGCGCTGCCCTGAACGACGCGATCGGCCAGCGGGTCATCACGTTCAACCCGGCGGCCCACGTCGAGATCGACCCCGTCCGTAAACCGAAGGCCCTGGTGTGGACGGACGAGCGAGTCGCCCGGTGGGAGCAGACCGACGAGAAGCCCTCCCCCGTCATGGTCTGGACGCCGGAGCAGACCGGCGCCTTCCTCGACTTCGTGGCCGATGACCGGCTGTACGCCATGTGGCACCTGATCGCCTTTCGCGGCCTGCGTCGCGGTGAGGCATGCGGCCAGCCCTGGTCCGAGACCAACCTCGACCGGCACTCCCTCACCGTCACCGGCCAGCTCGTCCAGGACGGGTGGGAAGTCGAGGCATCCGAGCCGAAGACCGACAGCGGCTTCCGAGTCGTGGCCTTGGACGACGACACCGTCGGCGTCCTTGAACGGCACCGCAAGCAGCAGGAGGCGGACCGCGAGGAATGGGGAACGGCTTGGGTCGAGACCGGCCTCGTCTTCACCCAGGAAGACGGCTCCTGGCTGCACCCGGGGAAGGTCACCGATCTCTTCGAGCGGCTCGTCGCGGCCTCCGGCCTCCCGCCGATCCGGCTGCACGACCTCCGCCACGGCGCGGCCACGCTCATGCTCGCCGCCGGCATCGACGTGAAGATCGTGTCGGACACCCTCGGGCACAGCGACACCCGGATCACGCGGGACATCTACCAGAACTCTCAGGAATTGCATCAGGCGGGCGAGAAATTGCAGGTCGCGAGGTCAGGGCGGGGCCTGACGAGGACTCCACCCTCCTGCAACTTAGCTGCTTGA
- a CDS encoding tyrosine-type recombinase/integrase — MVEAMVRGWRAQQAARGLREDTVTARERLVRRFLEYTNEYPWSWTPGHVDEWSLWLTSEKHLAPSTIRSYQGSLRLFSEFLIDGRYGWSVACEDAFGTHPVAICHEWNTIAHLNDYEGRPEARPFTREEIQRLLDYADDQVERAVRAKRKGALAAYRDATLFKVIYGWGLRRTEASKLDVVDFGRNAKAPQFGRYGTLNVRYGKAKKGQPPRRRNVLSVMDWAVDAVADYVENVRPRFGCEDHPALWVTERGGRVKPAEINARFVAYRDALKLPKALTVHSARHSYVTHLTEDGVDRRFLQQQVGHENDSSTAIYTHVSDDFMNTMLHRALAPALAPFPANKDR, encoded by the coding sequence ATGGTCGAAGCGATGGTGCGGGGCTGGAGGGCCCAACAAGCCGCTCGCGGGCTCCGCGAGGACACCGTCACCGCCCGGGAACGACTCGTACGCCGGTTTCTGGAGTACACCAACGAGTACCCGTGGTCTTGGACTCCTGGCCATGTGGACGAGTGGTCACTGTGGCTGACCAGCGAGAAGCACCTTGCGCCGTCCACGATCCGCAGCTATCAGGGCAGCCTGCGGCTGTTCAGCGAGTTCTTGATCGACGGCCGTTACGGGTGGTCGGTGGCTTGCGAGGACGCCTTCGGCACTCACCCGGTGGCCATCTGCCACGAGTGGAACACCATCGCCCACCTCAACGACTACGAGGGGCGTCCCGAGGCGAGGCCGTTCACCCGCGAGGAGATCCAGCGCCTCCTCGACTACGCCGACGACCAGGTCGAACGGGCAGTCCGAGCCAAACGCAAGGGAGCCCTCGCCGCCTACCGCGACGCCACCCTCTTCAAGGTCATCTACGGATGGGGGCTTCGCCGGACCGAGGCGTCGAAGCTGGATGTGGTGGACTTCGGGCGGAACGCGAAGGCTCCGCAGTTCGGCCGGTACGGCACACTTAACGTCCGCTACGGCAAAGCGAAGAAGGGGCAGCCGCCGCGTCGTCGGAACGTGTTGTCGGTGATGGACTGGGCGGTGGATGCGGTCGCCGACTACGTGGAGAACGTACGGCCGCGGTTCGGCTGCGAGGATCACCCGGCCTTGTGGGTGACCGAGCGGGGCGGCCGGGTCAAGCCGGCCGAGATCAACGCCCGGTTCGTCGCCTACCGCGACGCGCTGAAGCTCCCGAAGGCGCTGACGGTCCACTCCGCTCGCCATTCTTACGTCACCCACCTCACGGAGGACGGGGTTGACCGGCGGTTTCTGCAGCAGCAAGTCGGTCACGAGAATGACAGCTCCACCGCTATTTACACCCACGTCAGCGACGACTTCATGAACACCATGCTCCACAGGGCACTTGCGCCCGCGCTTGCCCCGTTCCCCGCAAACAAGGACCGCTGA
- a CDS encoding helix-turn-helix domain-containing protein, with product MAAKLDYHWHLRKVMADRGLFSTTDLIPLLDKRGISLSSSQVYRLVVERPERLSLKILMALLDILNCTMDELIEPTAAAGAETATRTKKAVGAEAGVGDLRPKRARISGIERP from the coding sequence ATGGCCGCGAAGCTCGACTACCACTGGCACTTGCGGAAGGTCATGGCCGACCGAGGGCTGTTCTCCACCACCGACCTCATCCCGCTACTGGACAAGCGGGGCATCTCCCTGTCGTCCAGCCAGGTCTACCGGCTCGTCGTCGAGCGCCCCGAGCGGCTGAGCCTGAAGATCCTCATGGCCCTGCTCGACATCCTCAACTGCACCATGGACGAACTCATCGAGCCGACCGCCGCGGCTGGTGCCGAAACCGCTACCCGAACAAAGAAGGCTGTCGGTGCCGAGGCGGGCGTCGGTGACCTGCGACCTAAGCGAGCCCGCATCAGCGGTATCGAGCGGCCGTGA
- a CDS encoding site-specific integrase, with protein sequence MIGALIAELDPQAERETVSEAVRRSAPRPSYQRKLAWALESHPALLTGDGHLAPHPAILKLIDLLHEAGIAGIVRPSCPGCHRAVRIDKPLDGKRVCRMCISHSRIEECSGCGARREPATRDDQGRPVCPNCLVSDPANLETCINCGRRRVVNTRTPDGPLCQGCPSLPTATCSICDAEKPCGTSRATGRPWCLDCQRHSAPCSACGDVAAVVSGTLDQPLCLGCTAPEVWHTCLTCSEPDYPHPGQCGRCLINRRLNELLGPPSDALHPGLEALRNNIANTEHPLTANRWLNKPSVSPVLADLAAGRRALTHEALDELPDSPPLAHLRQVLVGVGALPERDEYMVRLERFLTGLLASQQDPEQRKVLHQYAIWHLVRRLRRRSNGRRLTPQQFASARQRTYAAVAFLTWLQAHDLVLETCRQADLDRWLTDDAATYRHTAGHFVRWARTNKLTTVHVPAVRWNGPTQPLDDEHRWNVARRLLHDDTLKPEDRLAGLLLLLYAQGPSAIHRLTVEDVEVDAQEVRLHLGDAPVQLPDPVAQLARTVAANRKGHATIGALTPSPWLFPGGQPGRPISTTQLTQRLNQLGIRPNQARSTALFQLATEIPAAILARTLGIHTDVAVAWQRLSAGDWANYAAEVSRRTTSP encoded by the coding sequence GTGATCGGCGCCCTGATCGCTGAACTGGATCCGCAGGCCGAACGGGAGACGGTCTCCGAGGCGGTCCGTCGATCGGCACCTCGTCCCTCCTACCAGCGGAAACTTGCCTGGGCCCTGGAATCCCACCCAGCTCTGCTGACCGGCGACGGTCACCTCGCACCCCACCCCGCGATCCTCAAGCTGATCGACCTGCTGCACGAGGCCGGCATCGCCGGGATCGTCCGGCCGTCCTGCCCCGGCTGCCACAGAGCCGTACGCATCGACAAGCCTCTGGACGGAAAGCGGGTCTGCCGCATGTGCATCTCCCACTCCCGCATCGAGGAGTGCTCGGGATGCGGAGCCCGCCGAGAGCCCGCCACCCGCGACGACCAAGGCCGGCCAGTATGTCCGAACTGCCTGGTCAGCGACCCGGCGAACCTGGAAACCTGCATCAACTGCGGCCGACGAAGGGTCGTGAACACCCGCACACCGGACGGCCCGCTCTGCCAAGGCTGCCCCTCCTTGCCCACCGCGACTTGCAGTATCTGCGACGCGGAGAAACCCTGCGGCACCTCCCGGGCTACGGGTCGTCCATGGTGCCTGGACTGCCAGCGTCACTCCGCGCCGTGCTCGGCCTGCGGCGACGTCGCGGCGGTCGTCTCCGGCACTCTCGACCAGCCCCTTTGCCTGGGCTGCACCGCGCCTGAGGTCTGGCACACCTGCCTCACCTGCAGCGAGCCCGATTACCCGCACCCCGGTCAGTGCGGTCGTTGTCTCATCAATCGGCGCCTCAACGAGCTCCTGGGCCCTCCGTCCGATGCCCTCCACCCCGGTCTCGAAGCCCTGCGGAACAACATCGCCAACACCGAGCATCCACTCACCGCCAATCGGTGGCTGAACAAGCCGTCCGTGTCTCCGGTCCTGGCCGACCTCGCGGCCGGCAGACGAGCTCTGACTCACGAGGCCCTCGACGAGCTGCCCGACAGCCCGCCCCTCGCCCACCTCCGCCAAGTCCTCGTCGGCGTCGGTGCCCTGCCCGAGCGGGACGAGTACATGGTCCGCCTCGAACGTTTCCTCACCGGCCTTCTCGCATCTCAGCAAGACCCCGAACAGCGCAAAGTCCTGCACCAGTACGCGATATGGCACCTGGTCCGTCGACTACGCCGACGCAGCAACGGCCGCCGTCTGACCCCGCAGCAGTTCGCTTCCGCGCGTCAACGCACCTATGCGGCCGTCGCCTTCCTTACCTGGCTTCAGGCTCATGACCTCGTCTTGGAGACGTGCCGACAGGCCGACCTCGACCGGTGGCTCACCGACGACGCCGCGACTTACCGCCACACAGCCGGGCACTTCGTCCGGTGGGCTCGCACCAACAAGCTCACCACCGTCCACGTCCCCGCTGTCCGCTGGAACGGTCCCACCCAGCCACTCGATGACGAGCACCGGTGGAACGTCGCACGCCGGCTCCTGCACGATGACACCCTCAAGCCCGAAGACCGCCTCGCAGGACTGCTTCTCCTCCTCTACGCGCAGGGGCCCTCGGCGATCCACCGACTGACCGTCGAGGACGTCGAGGTCGACGCTCAGGAGGTACGTCTCCACCTCGGTGATGCACCCGTTCAGCTGCCCGATCCCGTCGCCCAGCTGGCCCGCACTGTCGCCGCGAACCGCAAGGGGCACGCGACTATCGGCGCCCTGACACCGTCGCCATGGCTCTTCCCTGGTGGCCAGCCCGGACGCCCAATCAGCACCACACAGCTGACCCAGCGCCTGAATCAGCTCGGGATCCGGCCCAACCAGGCACGCAGCACCGCGCTCTTCCAGCTTGCCACCGAGATTCCCGCCGCGATCCTCGCCCGCACCCTGGGCATCCACACCGACGTCGCTGTCGCCTGGCAGCGACTCTCCGCCGGGGACTGGGCCAACTACGCTGCCGAAGTCAGCCGACGCACCACGAGCCCCTGA
- a CDS encoding GNAT family N-acetyltransferase, whose translation MPNDAAHHLVQITNPHDVTAELRQELIDCWIAVTNTGGAAGFPFPPVRRDDVTPVADNLLSRLDPQQSRLLIAQIDGVLAGWVILNRDPYRLVGHWGTVHHLQTHPAFRGRGIGSALVHELRKIARDELGLEQLHLAARGGEGLEDFYGRLGWREIGRWPEALRLAPHDTRDEVLMILAPL comes from the coding sequence ATGCCGAACGATGCCGCCCACCACCTTGTCCAGATAACCAACCCGCACGACGTCACCGCCGAACTCCGGCAAGAGCTGATCGACTGCTGGATCGCGGTTACCAACACCGGCGGCGCCGCGGGGTTCCCGTTCCCTCCCGTCAGACGCGACGATGTCACGCCGGTCGCGGACAATCTCCTCAGCCGTCTCGACCCGCAGCAGAGTCGGCTCCTCATCGCCCAGATCGACGGCGTCCTTGCCGGATGGGTCATCCTCAACCGCGATCCCTACCGACTCGTCGGGCACTGGGGCACCGTCCACCACCTCCAGACTCACCCCGCCTTCCGCGGCCGCGGAATCGGGTCCGCCCTCGTCCACGAGCTCCGGAAGATCGCCCGCGACGAGCTCGGTCTTGAACAGCTGCATCTGGCAGCCCGCGGCGGCGAGGGCCTGGAGGACTTCTACGGGCGGCTCGGATGGCGCGAGATCGGACGCTGGCCCGAAGCTCTCCGACTTGCCCCCCACGACACCCGCGACGAGGTCCTCATGATCCTCGCACCCCTCTGA